CCGCAAGGCTGGTCTGGCGCTGGTCTTCCTGGTCCAATCCTGCGCCTACCTGCTTGCCGGCAGTGGCCTCGGTGAAGTGTCGCTGATTCTTTCCATCATTCTTTACGGATTTTCGGTCTTTGCCATCCCGACGATCATGGCTGCCGCAGTCGGTGATTTCTTCGGCCTGCAACGAGCGGCCATGGCCTTCTCTCTGATCACCTTCTTTTTTGCTGCCGGACAGACAGTCGGGCCCGGTTTGGCGGGGGTGCTGGCCGAGGCGGTCGGTTCCTTCTCGCCGGCTTATTTTGTCGCGGGCGGGTTGACGCTGCTGGCTGCGCTGCTGGCCCTGCTGCTTCCGGGCCGAACGGAAGTGTGATTCGTGACCGGAAGGACGCAAGGTCACCTGGTTGAAACCAGAAGTCGTGAAGGGGACGTGAAGGGGGGCAACCCGTGTCGGAGGGGACCTGCTTCAGGAACCCGTCCCGGAAGAGCGCAGCCGTTCGAGATCCTCGGCGATCAGCAGGGCGTGCCCCTCGGTTGAATAGATGTTTTTCTCCAGCACGGCCCGGGCCTGTGCGTCGTTGATTGTTTCGCAGCGACGCCGAAGATCCTGTTCGACTTTCCTTTCCAGCCGCAAAGCCATTTCCAGGGCCTGAAGTTGGTTGAAACCGGCCAGTGCCGCGCAGTCGACTTCATCGCAGGGTTGCGGCGGGGCCTGCTCCATCTCCTCAAACGAAACCGCTTCCGGGCTCGGCAACAGGGCATGGAAGCTGCGGGCATGTTCCAGTTCCTCGTCGGCCAGCAGTTCGAAATGGAACCTCGCATCCTCGTCCTGCAGGCATCCTGCGGCATGCTGGTAGAAATGCATGGCCTGAAGTTCCATCTGGACCATCTGCAGGATGATGTCTTCGCTCGTCAGGGTTTTCATTGAGCATTCTCCCGGTCGATTTTCTCGGTTTCTATTCCCTTTTCTTCCAGCTCGGCCTCAAGTTTCTCGGCCGAAACCTTGAGCGGTGTCAGCTTGAGGTAGTGCAGGCCGTCGCCGGTATGGTTCGCGATCACCGAGACCGGCCCCCGTTCGATCTGGATTTCTTCGACCTGGTCGCCGAGCTTGAGAATGACCCCCTCGCGGAGGCCGGCGCCGGCATTGATCTTCGGGTTGGCGGTCGGATGCTCCCGCGGCTTGAAACGGTCGAGTTCCTTTTTGACCGTTTCCTTTTCCGCGAGCAGCTTCTGTTTGCGCTCGGTGAGGATGTCGACGCGCAGCTGCAGGGCCTCGCGCAGCGCCTGCAGTTTTTGTTTGCCGGGATCAAGGGGGCCGAGCGTGTCATCGATTCGCTGGATCTGTGAACCGGTGCTCTTCAGTCGGTAGCGCAAGTGGTTGAGCCGGTCCTCTTCGGGGAAATAGACACCGGCGGTGACCATGGTGCGGTGGCCGGAAACGGAACCTAAGTGGCGTGCCTCGATCCCTTCGAGAGCCACCGTTTCGCCCCCGGAAATGGTGCCGCGGGGGACCATGATCCGCCCGGTCGCCTTGACCGTTGCGTTGCGGATTTCATGGCTGACGGTCACATCGCCCCGGCATTCGACCAGCACCTCGTTGAGGTAGCGGGTTTTCAGCGGGCCCTGACAACGGATTTCCCCCTTGCCCTTGCCGGAGGCGCTGCCGATTTCGACCGGGCCGCCGGATTCGAGTCGGCAGGCCCCGACGTTGCCGGCCACCTTGATTCCCCTGGCGGCCTTGATGTGAAAGCCGTCCAGCACGTCGCCGCGGACTTCGACGAAACCGTTGAAGTCAATGTTGCCGGTCTCCAGGTCGAGATCGCCCGGGATAATGAGCTGTTCTGAAACGGTCAGAACATTATTTTCCAGAATGACGCGGCCGGCCCGGGTGGCGAAGGCCTTGCCCTGGTCGGGGTCGAGCCGTGCGCCTTCGCCGGCCCGGATATCGAGGGGGATGCCCATGCGTGGTTCGATCGGTTGTCCATGGGCGGTGAGTCCGGGGGTTCCGGCCTCGGGAGGATGGATGATGCCGATCAGGTCGTCCGGTTCGACATTGGTGAAGCTGTCCCGGGTGCGGAAATCGATATTCCCTTTTTCGTCCCGGTTGAATTCGGCCTCGTCCGCTGTCGTTCGAACCGCGGCCTCGAACCAGCCGTCGATTCCGGCCGAGGGGGGCGTCCCGGTCGCCAGCAGGACATCTGACTGGTTGGTGCCCCGGGCTGCCTCGGCGCAGAAGATGGCCAGGCGCTCCAGGTCGAGGCTCTCGGTCACCCCGGCCTGGTTGAGAAGGGTGATCAGTTCCTGCGGCGCGGGCGGTTTGTCGCTGTCGAGGATCTTGAGGCTGGCGCGGCATTCGACCTGGCTGTTCTGCAGGGTGGCGGAGAAATGGTAACAGGGCG
This Geothermobacter hydrogeniphilus DNA region includes the following protein-coding sequences:
- a CDS encoding DUF342 domain-containing protein gives rise to the protein MPPPGKTHRPAEIGVKVLLDKTTPCYHFSATLQNSQVECRASLKILDSDKPPAPQELITLLNQAGVTESLDLERLAIFCAEAARGTNQSDVLLATGTPPSAGIDGWFEAAVRTTADEAEFNRDEKGNIDFRTRDSFTNVEPDDLIGIIHPPEAGTPGLTAHGQPIEPRMGIPLDIRAGEGARLDPDQGKAFATRAGRVILENNVLTVSEQLIIPGDLDLETGNIDFNGFVEVRGDVLDGFHIKAARGIKVAGNVGACRLESGGPVEIGSASGKGKGEIRCQGPLKTRYLNEVLVECRGDVTVSHEIRNATVKATGRIMVPRGTISGGETVALEGIEARHLGSVSGHRTMVTAGVYFPEEDRLNHLRYRLKSTGSQIQRIDDTLGPLDPGKQKLQALREALQLRVDILTERKQKLLAEKETVKKELDRFKPREHPTANPKINAGAGLREGVILKLGDQVEEIQIERGPVSVIANHTGDGLHYLKLTPLKVSAEKLEAELEEKGIETEKIDRENAQ